From one Aptenodytes patagonicus chromosome 16, bAptPat1.pri.cur, whole genome shotgun sequence genomic stretch:
- the NAT9 gene encoding alpha/beta-tubulin-N-acetyltransferase 9 codes for MKINQNTVLQGQRVTLVPYTSAHVPRYHEWMQSEELQRLTASEPLSLEQEYEMQRSWRDDADKCTFIVLDTERWSGQACADEDCMVGDVNLFLTDTEDPTLGEIEIMIAEPSYRGRGFGKEATLMMMSYGVRNLGITTFEAKIGQENEASICMFKKLHFKEVAVNSVFQEVTLRLDVSDQERRWLLEQTDHVEEKSYVELKLPAGVLETRQTHPDTGLVSRAELDAVGRSGCGGHWLLL; via the exons ATGAAGATCAACCAGAACACGGTGCTGCAAGGACAGAGGGTGACCCTGGTGCCATACACTTCTGCACACGTGCCCCG GTACCACGAGTGGATGCAGTCCGAGGAGCTGCAGCGCCTGACCGCCTCTGAACCACTCAGCCTGGAGCAGGAGTATGAGATGCAGCGCAGCTGGCGGGACGACGCAGACA agtGCACCTTCATTGTGTTGGACACGGAGCGGTGGTCCGGGCAGGCGTGTGCGGATGAGGACTGCATGGTGGGGGACGTGAATCTCTTCCTCACTGACACTGAGGATCCGACGTTGGGCGAGATTGAAATTATGATTGCAG AGCCCAGCTACCGAGGCAGAGGGTTTGGCAAGGAGGCAACTCTGATGATGATGTCCTATG GAGTGAGAAACCTGGGGATCACCACGTTTGAGGCTAAGATTGGTCAGGAAAATGAAGCCAGTATCTGCATGTtcaaaaagcttcattttaaggAG GTTGCTGTGAACAGCGTTTTCCAGGAGGTGACGCTGAGGCTGGATGTCAGCGACCAGGAGAGACGGTGGCTCCTGGAACAGACAGACCACGTGGAGGAGAAGAGCTACGTTGAACTGAAGCTGCCAGCTGGGGTGCTGGAGACCCGACAGACACATCCAGACACGGGCCTGGTTTCCAGGGCGGAGTTGGACGCTGTTGGGAGGTCTGGGTGTGGAGGACACTG GCTGCTTTTATGa